From the Camelus bactrianus isolate YW-2024 breed Bactrian camel chromosome 4, ASM4877302v1, whole genome shotgun sequence genome, the window AAAGGGCCCTGGCCtggagccccccagcccccactccaCTAGCTGGATATCTACTGTACTTCGCTGACCTCACACCGGGCAGTGAGAAGGGCTGCTGTCAACAGCCATGTTGGGACAACAGGTGTAAATGAGGGCATCTGGCAAGCTGGGTGTCAGGTCATCCCGCCGGGAAGGGCACAGTCGTGGTCCCATCCTGGAGGCTCAGGCCTGCTGTGTGGCCCtagggggcagggccaggcccccTGGAAGGAAAACCGCAGAGACCAGTCCCAGCCCAGTAACGAGGGGGAGACACTGGAACGGCGGCCCTGAGGACGGGCTGTGCTCTTTTGTTTCTGGGCCCCGTGCTGGCATGAGGCCGGCCCCGAGTAGGTACCCGGTAACATGGGCCACGTGGGGCGGCGGTGCTGGggacagcggggggggggggaggcagctCCCTGGGAGGGCTTCTCCGTGGTCCTCACTCCAGGCCCCCCGCCCCGACCCAGAGCCAGCCACGGATGAGCTGCAGAAGGCTGGGCTGTTTGAGCACATCCTGGAGCACCTGGACACCTTCTCCAGGAACCGGGACATCTGCATCAACGGCCTGAGCCTGCTCTGGGCCCTGCTGGTGGATGGTGAGAGGGACCTGGGACTGGCACCGCCCCCGCTGCTCCCCCGTCACCTGAGACCCTTCAAGGGCCTCTGAGTCCTGGCCCTTGAACACTTCAGGACAGACCGTGGCCCGTGAAGGGCTCTTCTGAGagcagggaagcagagaggaaggagcGGGGAGAGGGGATACGAAAAGCTGCACCAGCAGAGGCAGGATGTGctgccctgggaggtggggggtgggaggctcGCCCCCCCGGCGCTTTATGCCCTGCTCAGGGAACCCTCCAGCTCCCAGACACCACGGGATTTCCCAGGCAGTCTCTCATTTCAGAAGTTGGCCTTGGCACTGGGCATCCTGTCATGATTTGTAAAGAAGTTGGCCTTGGCACTGGGCATCCTGTCATgatttgtaaaaaaatttttttgggaggggaagtaatgaggtttgtttatttacctatttttaatggaggtgctggggattgaacccaggacctcatacatgcttagcacgcgctctaccactgagctataccctcccccatcctgACTTCTGATTCAGAAAAGGGGGGCCCCCAGGCTATACTGctccctctccaggccccacGTGGCCCTGAAGCACCTGGGTGGTCATTTCCCCCGAAGAAAAGAGGGCTCCCACCTGACATGCAAGACTCCCCAAGACTCCCCTGGGGGGTGGCAGGTGACCCCACCCTCTGAAGACCTGCTAGCAGCCTGGAAATCGCACCCCTCTTCCCATCTCTGAGGAcatctgccctctccccaccaacaGCTTCTGCTGGGGGGCCAAGCGCACAGCAGGCACTCCTGCTCGCACCAAGCGTAggtgtcccctctccctcctgtcctACTCCAGCTGTCATCGTGGACAAGGCCCCCTTGGAGAAAGCCCCGGGCCTCATTGCCGAGGTGATGGCCACCTACCCCGCGGACGTGGAGATGGCCGAAGCCGGCTGTGCAGTCCTGTGGCTGCTGTCCTTGCTGGGTGAGCAGCCCGGGGCCCCAGGGCTGGCGGGGTGGACCCTGGACCCACGAGACGAGGCCCGCACCGGCCCCTCCGCAGGTTGCATAGAGGAGCACCAGTTTGAAGAggtggtggtgctgttcctgcaAAGCATCCGGCTGTGCCAGGACCGAGTCCTGCTGGTGAACAACGCCTACCGCGGGCTGGCCAGCCTCGCCGAGGTGTCCGGTGAGCCTGCGGCCGGGGTGACCTGCCTctaggaggtgggggaggtggggcgcATTCAACCCGCAATGTCTGCCAGCTGCCCGCAGcccaaaaacagaagcaaaagatcaaagaaggaaaatacatCTACAGTCCCATCACTCAGAAGCTGCCGTGGAGACTTTCCACACGCACATCACACTTTGTCCCGAGCTACActgcctgccttccctgcccTCGAACACAGCGTCCCACACGTTCCCCTCCAGGTGCCCGGGGCAGTCTGTGAGCTCCCACCTCCGCAACACCAACTCTGGCTGGTACTCAGCCTCCGGGCCCGACTCACGCACAGCAACCCCTCAGACACTTGGGCCTGGAGCCTGGCTGGGCTGCCAGCTCCAAGGGGGGCAGTTCCCACTCCTCTGAGGTCTGGTCCCCACTTGGTACACAGGCTGGACCAGCCTGTTTCTTCCTTGGCCTCAAGCAGGGAGCGGGGTGCTCTTCCCTCTCGGATGGAGACAACCGGGGTTCCAGGCCTACACCTTCCTCCTCAACCCCGCTAGGATCCTGGTGGGAGGGGGGAGGTGAGGCTCTAAGGGGAAAAAGGACGTGGCTCAGGTCTCAAGGAGCAGGGTGGTCAGAACCCCAGAGCCCGAGTCTGGGTGAGACCCTTGGCGTTGTGGCTGCCAGCTGtgccctgggctccaggaggACCTGGTAAAGACCCACATGGCATCTCACGTCACTGCTCGCAGACCCCAGCCCCTCAGGAGCCAGGCTGGCCCCGCAATGACAGGCCTCCTTACACTGGGGGGCCCTCCCTATGAGCCCACTCCCCCTCTGGCTGCCTGGGTGGAGGGGCGGGTGTACGTTCCCACCGGAGGACAGGCAGGTGCGGAGTGGGGAGTTGCCTgacctcagcagtgcccaggctgcAGGACTCCGGGGCGTCCTCCGCCAGCTGAGGCTCTTGCTGCCCTGGGCTCTCGGGGCTCTCAACCCACCAACTTAGTACCGCTGTCAGCCCATCTCCTGGAGGACCAAGGCGGGGGCCGCGCAGGGAATGAACCCCGTCCCCCGCCAGAGCTGGCGGCCCTGCAGGTGGTGATGCCGGAGGAGGACAGCAGCGGCCTCACCCTGCTCCAGGAGACGTACCAGCTCCACAGGGATGACCCGGAGGTGGTGGAGAGCATCTGCGTGCTGCTGGCCCAGCTCGCCTCCTATGGTGAGGACCCCCTTGCCTTGTCACCCCCTCCCCGAGGCTGGGGTCAAAGAGGCGCCCTGCTCGCCAGTTTAACTGACAGCAGAAGGAAAGGAACCCTCTGTGCTGGCGCGGGTGATACCCGGTTCTCGGGTTCCCACAGACCCCTCAGGGGTCTGGGGGCCAGGGGCCAAGCTTGGTCCTGCTGGGCGCCTCAGAACTGCCCCGCTGGGGACCCGGGAGAGTGTCAGGCTGGCCCCAGGACCCTCTGCTCTGCCCGCAGACGACATCCTGCCGGAGCTGTTGTCCAGCGGCATCGAGCCGCTGGTCGAGGAGATCCACGGGCGCTTCACCTCCAGCCTGGTGAGTGCCGGTGGGCCCTGCGGCCAGGGGCCCAGAACCGGAGGTCTGCGGGCAGATGACTGGGAGTGCTGCTTGTACGGTTCTAAGTGGCTCAGCCGGTCTGTTGCCCCCCGTCCACGACTGGGCCCAAGTCAACCCTGAAGGGGCAGCAGTGAGACCTCTTCCAAGAAAAGTGGGCCAAGTGACAGGAGCAGCCGCTCGTGGACCCCAAAGCTGAGCGGGGAAACCACCAACCGCCCTCCCCTTCCAGGAGCTGGTTTCTGACGCAGGGCGTGTGCTCCGCAGACTGGAGGCTTCGCGGCGCTGCTCCGAGGGCGGGCAGTAGGTGCCTCCCGggcccccctccccttccccggcCTGTTCCTCTGTGAGCTGCCGGACTGGGCATCTCCTCAGGGGGTACGTGGGGTAGGGGCAGGAAGAACCGCCACCCAGGACCAGCACGTGCACTTCACCCTTTGTGACAGGGGGCCTGGGCCATTCCCAGGGTGGGGCCGCCCAGCTGGGACAGGTGGCAGTAGCCAGACACAGAGCCTCCACCAGCTCCAGCTCCAATAAAACCTGCCTTTATGTCACACAATGTCCTTAGGGGTCTGGAGTTTTTGTACAGCCAG encodes:
- the STKLD1 gene encoding serine/threonine kinase-like domain-containing protein STKLD1 isoform X6, encoding MAPETLSFSFSQKSDVWSLGCIILDMASCSFVDATEAMLLRKSTRSSPDGLRGVLRTMEERKVPDAKIFNSLLPLMLQNNPSERITIRDVIHITFVSHNFRSSSTALALHGPMVPLPIIDTLLETNVASILEVMQSFSSRPEVQHRAMKRLLKMPENQLGLPWPMELVEMLVGIMKQHERVPDVQLCACSLLLRTLGHALAQDPAAVVPSDSAITPVLLSVMRSHPEKQELLVLVYGLLAIVASQEPATDELQKAGLFEHILEHLDTFSRNRDICINGLSLLWALLVDAVIVDKAPLEKAPGLIAEVMATYPADVEMAEAGCAVLWLLSLLGEQPGAPGLAGWTLDPRDEARTGPSAGCIEEHQFEEVVVLFLQSIRLCQDRVLLVNNAYRGLASLAEVSELAALQVVMPEEDSSGLTLLQETYQLHRDDPEVVESICVLLAQLASYDDILPELLSSGIEPLVEEIHGRFTSSLELVSDAGRVLRRLEASRRCSEGGQ